The sequence CCGTGGCAGATGACGGCGTCGCACCGTTCCAGCAGCGTCAGTTGGGGGACGCGCGGCCGTACCAGCACCCGGTCGTCGCTCTCCCGCAGGGTTCCCGACGGGTCGACGACCACGGCCCGCAGCCCGTCCGTGCGGGCTCGCACCGCCTGCGCGCACTGGGTCAGAAAGTGCGCGGCGACCTCGGAGTTGGCGGTGCCGAGTGTGATCAGCACGGTGGCCCGCGCGGGGTCCAGCCACTGCCAGGGAAAGTCGCACGTGTACGGCCGGGAGGCGATCGACGGGCCGACGAACCGCACCTGTTCGCCCAAGGAACGGGCCGGGCCGGCCAGCGCCTCGGTGCTGAAGGTCACCACCAGCCGGTCGGACAGGCGTGGGTCCACCGTACTGCCCGGATCGCCGATCCGCTGCTGCAGCCCCTGGATCAGTTCGGTGATCCAGGTGTCCACCTTCGGCATTCCGGCCGGTGCGGTGAACCCCGCCGACGTGGTCGCCGAGGTGGCCCAGGCGACACCGAGCCGGTCGGCCACCAGCCCGCCGGCGACGGCTTGTTGGTCGGCGACCAGCACATCGGGCCGGAACTCCTCGACGGCGGCCCGGACACCGGGCGCCATGGCGTCCGCCAGCGGCTCGAGGAAACG is a genomic window of Streptomyces griseochromogenes containing:
- a CDS encoding glycosyltransferase, which gives rise to MSRFLFVVPPLVGHVNPTVGVAKQLVRRGHQVAWAGLPEIVGPLVGERAAVFRCASPPLDDPALLRPHSLRGPAALKFLWERFLEPLADAMAPGVRAAVEEFRPDVLVADQQAVAGGLVADRLGVAWATSATTSAGFTAPAGMPKVDTWITELIQGLQQRIGDPGSTVDPRLSDRLVVTFSTEALAGPARSLGEQVRFVGPSIASRPYTCDFPWQWLDPARATVLITLGTANSEVAAHFLTQCAQAVRARTDGLRAVVVDPSGTLRESDDRVLVRPRVPQLTLLERCDAVICHGGHNTVCEALWHGLPLVVAPIRDDQPAVAAQVVDAGAGVRVRFNRATAAHLGAALDAVLREPGYRTAAARVGQSFRDAGGAAAAATHLEDLAARASPPEQDQPSPQEPS